A single region of the Streptomyces sp. AM 4-1-1 genome encodes:
- a CDS encoding peptidoglycan DD-metalloendopeptidase family protein produces MNDQHPHAGYVGYNGPPTGHFDNDPLFGALPDEYDGGYEGSENYHVGSETGHTTGYGGGYGQYDTTQWDTGAQQTVPYDAYAAQVHQQYDTAATWLPGRHGTTDTTDTNGQWDTTGWNQGSQGQGDQGPPPDHTGPMDHVGHTGQWPTADTDSFDAITFNPAAFDSGAYDATAWNTGATAGHPRYEHSPLDQEQTAYQSYEPTGPTDPTGHSGSTGHSGRTSHSDQAAAPYEPYATATFSVLDLPGTGPHSEYTEYTEHTAHTEHTEHFSEETPALDAEPVPVPEPESVLVTAGHPVGPSAAVPSVPRSRSAGRSRRRSPAKRSALLTVAVPSACVMSVAGIAAASVGGLGGFGGGEEKKDDTTTTMAAADPASVKPVAANNKLDAQLESLRADAENFADRASRTQERIDLKERQAAEKKKREREAAAREAARPKFVLPVQQHGLSAYFGQAGVNWMSVHTGIDFPVSYGTPVMAATDGTVRTQWNNAYGNMAIVTMADGTETWYCHLSSTKIRSGSVKAGDVIAYSGSSGNSTGPHMHFEVRPGGGAAIDPLPWLRGHGVNPN; encoded by the coding sequence GTGAACGACCAGCACCCCCACGCCGGGTACGTCGGATACAACGGCCCCCCCACGGGCCACTTCGACAACGACCCGCTCTTCGGCGCCCTCCCCGACGAATACGACGGCGGCTACGAAGGCAGTGAGAACTACCACGTGGGCTCCGAAACCGGCCACACCACCGGATACGGCGGTGGCTACGGCCAGTACGACACCACCCAGTGGGACACCGGCGCCCAGCAGACCGTGCCGTACGACGCCTACGCCGCCCAGGTCCACCAGCAGTACGACACCGCCGCGACCTGGCTGCCCGGACGGCACGGGACCACCGACACCACTGACACGAACGGCCAGTGGGACACCACCGGCTGGAACCAAGGCAGCCAGGGCCAGGGTGACCAGGGTCCGCCCCCGGACCACACCGGCCCCATGGACCACGTCGGGCACACCGGTCAGTGGCCGACGGCCGACACCGACTCGTTCGACGCGATCACGTTCAACCCGGCCGCGTTCGACTCAGGCGCGTACGACGCCACCGCCTGGAACACCGGCGCCACGGCCGGGCATCCACGGTACGAGCACAGTCCGCTCGACCAGGAGCAGACGGCGTACCAGTCCTACGAGCCGACCGGTCCGACCGACCCGACAGGTCACTCCGGCTCGACCGGGCACTCCGGCCGGACCAGTCACTCCGACCAGGCCGCCGCCCCGTACGAGCCCTATGCGACGGCCACGTTCAGCGTGCTGGACCTGCCCGGGACCGGCCCCCACTCGGAATACACCGAGTACACCGAACACACGGCACACACCGAACACACCGAACACTTCTCCGAGGAAACGCCCGCGCTCGACGCGGAGCCGGTCCCCGTACCCGAGCCCGAGTCCGTTCTCGTCACGGCGGGACACCCCGTCGGCCCGTCCGCAGCGGTCCCCTCGGTGCCCAGGTCCCGCAGCGCCGGCCGGAGCCGGCGCCGTAGCCCGGCCAAGCGTTCCGCGCTCCTCACCGTCGCCGTGCCCTCCGCCTGTGTCATGAGCGTGGCCGGCATCGCCGCCGCGTCCGTGGGGGGTCTTGGCGGTTTCGGCGGCGGCGAGGAGAAGAAGGACGACACCACCACGACGATGGCGGCGGCCGATCCCGCCTCGGTCAAGCCGGTGGCCGCCAACAACAAGCTCGACGCCCAGTTGGAAAGCCTTCGCGCCGACGCGGAGAACTTCGCCGACCGCGCCAGCCGCACCCAGGAGCGCATCGACCTGAAGGAGCGGCAGGCCGCCGAGAAGAAGAAGCGCGAGAGGGAGGCCGCCGCCCGCGAGGCGGCACGGCCCAAGTTCGTGCTCCCCGTCCAGCAGCACGGGCTCAGCGCGTACTTCGGCCAGGCCGGCGTCAACTGGATGTCCGTCCACACCGGAATCGACTTCCCCGTCTCGTACGGGACCCCGGTGATGGCGGCGACCGACGGCACCGTGCGCACCCAGTGGAACAACGCCTACGGGAACATGGCCATCGTCACCATGGCCGACGGCACCGAGACCTGGTACTGCCATCTGAGCAGCACCAAGATCCGGTCGGGCTCGGTCAAGGCGGGCGACGTCATCGCGTACTCGGGAAGTTCCGGGAACTCCACGGGCCCGCACATGCACTTCGAGGTGCGGCCCGGCGGCGGAGCGGCGATCGACCCGCTGCCCTGGCTGCGCGGCCACGGCGTCAATCCGAACTGA
- a CDS encoding cobalamin B12-binding domain-containing protein, with product MGVTGPIRVVVAKPGLDGHDRGAKVIARALRDAGMEVIYTGLHQTPEQIVSTAIQEDADAIGLSILSGAHNTLFAKVIALLKERDAEDIKVFGGGIIPEADIAPLKEQGVAEIFTPGATTTSIVEWVNANVRHPAEA from the coding sequence ATGGGCGTGACCGGTCCGATCCGTGTGGTGGTGGCCAAGCCGGGCCTCGACGGCCACGACCGTGGGGCGAAGGTGATCGCGCGGGCTTTGCGGGACGCGGGTATGGAGGTCATCTATACCGGCCTCCACCAGACGCCCGAGCAGATCGTGTCCACAGCGATCCAGGAGGACGCCGACGCGATCGGCCTCTCGATCCTCTCCGGGGCCCACAACACGCTCTTCGCGAAGGTGATCGCACTGCTGAAGGAGCGGGACGCCGAGGACATCAAGGTCTTCGGCGGCGGCATCATCCCGGAGGCGGACATCGCACCGCTGAAGGAACAGGGCGTCGCGGAGATCTTCACCCCGGGTGCGACGACGACATCGATCGTCGAGTGGGTGAACGCGAACGTCCGCCATCCCGCCGAGGCCTGA
- a CDS encoding C40 family peptidase yields MASHRKPRTRVRDSTTVAGLTTVALASVTLLSAQSATAAPAPPKQRIEDVRKRVDDLYRQAGTATQRYDRAKEASTVQRGRVDALLEDVARRTDRLNDARRTLGAYAAAQYRNGSIGPNATFFLANDPQSYFDQDQLMSRMTGAQRKAVTDFRTERTRAAEKRAEAVRNLDTLTKSQAELRTSKQDVRKKLTEARATLSKLTAQEKARLAELEREKQAEAARKSRELARRQAAEAKADAAAREAAGQPRTGDGGTGSGTGGKPGSGTGGGGGTDTGGSTGSGPTAKARTVLDFARAQIGKPYVWGATGPSSYDCSGLTQAAWRAAGVSLPRTTWDQVKVGTRVATSDLQPGDLVFFYDDISHVGIYKGGGVMIHAPKPGANVREESIYYMPIYGSVRPA; encoded by the coding sequence ATGGCATCACATCGAAAGCCGCGTACCCGTGTGCGCGATTCCACAACGGTCGCCGGTCTCACGACGGTCGCCCTCGCCTCCGTGACCCTGCTGTCCGCGCAGAGCGCCACCGCCGCGCCCGCCCCGCCGAAGCAGCGCATCGAGGACGTGCGGAAGCGGGTCGACGATCTCTACCGGCAGGCGGGCACCGCGACCCAGCGGTACGACCGGGCGAAGGAGGCGTCCACCGTCCAGCGCGGCAGGGTGGACGCCCTGCTGGAGGACGTGGCCAGGCGGACCGACAGACTGAACGACGCGCGAAGGACACTCGGGGCCTACGCGGCCGCCCAGTACCGCAACGGCTCGATCGGGCCCAACGCGACCTTTTTCCTGGCGAACGACCCGCAGTCGTACTTCGACCAGGACCAGTTGATGAGCCGGATGACCGGCGCCCAGCGGAAGGCCGTCACGGACTTCCGTACCGAGCGGACCCGGGCGGCCGAGAAGCGCGCCGAAGCCGTGCGAAACCTGGACACGCTCACGAAGTCCCAGGCCGAGCTGCGTACCAGCAAGCAGGACGTGCGGAAGAAGCTGACCGAGGCGCGGGCGACGCTGTCGAAGCTGACCGCTCAGGAGAAGGCACGGCTCGCGGAACTGGAGCGCGAGAAGCAGGCGGAGGCCGCGCGCAAGTCGCGGGAGCTGGCCCGCCGACAGGCCGCCGAGGCCAAGGCGGACGCGGCCGCGCGCGAGGCGGCGGGACAGCCGCGGACGGGCGACGGCGGTACCGGGTCCGGGACAGGTGGCAAGCCGGGCAGCGGTACGGGCGGGGGCGGTGGTACGGATACGGGCGGCTCGACCGGAAGCGGCCCGACCGCCAAGGCGCGGACGGTCCTGGACTTCGCACGGGCCCAGATCGGCAAGCCGTACGTCTGGGGCGCGACGGGCCCGTCCTCGTACGACTGCTCGGGGCTCACACAGGCCGCGTGGCGGGCCGCGGGCGTCAGCCTGCCCCGGACCACCTGGGATCAGGTGAAGGTGGGGACACGGGTGGCGACGTCCGATCTCCAGCCGGGTGACCTGGTGTTCTTCTACGACGACATCAGCCACGTCGGCATCTACAAGGGAGGCGGCGTGATGATCCACGCGCCGAAGCCGGGGGCGAACGTCCGCGAGGAATCCATCTACTACATGCCGATCTACGGCAGCGTGCGCCCCGCTTGA
- a CDS encoding ATP-binding protein yields MPAATPRAASSLTPDPTEPPPRRLYRSADGRLLGGVARGLAGHLGLPVIWVRFLFLGLFFADGLGALLYAVFWIVVPLGVGGVETARSVFDTAADGSRRLRKPDKGQVFALIALMFGALIFVDNVDMGSKADRYIWPTLLIGAGSVLVWRQADNARRARWMEIGRRRRVFQLARALAGVALVGLGLAVFMVVRGSAAQLGNVLTAAIAVLTGIALLAGPWLVRMTQDLSEERLMRIRAQERAEVAAHVHDSVLHTLTLIQRNAEDPGEVRRLARAQERELRNWLYNPEGTGKDEDQEPETLAEAVKRAAAEVEDKHGVPLEVVVVGDCPLDDRLGAQMQAAREAMVNAAKYGGEGGAVQVFAEVEGRTVFVSVRDRGPGFDLDSVPADRMGVRESIIGRMQRNGGTARLRPVPGGGTEVELEMERASE; encoded by the coding sequence ATGCCAGCCGCCACGCCCCGAGCCGCCAGCTCCCTCACCCCCGATCCGACGGAGCCGCCGCCGCGGAGGCTCTACCGCAGCGCCGACGGCCGGCTGCTCGGTGGTGTCGCGCGTGGGCTCGCCGGCCATCTCGGGCTGCCGGTCATCTGGGTGCGCTTCCTCTTTCTCGGCCTGTTCTTCGCGGACGGCCTCGGCGCGCTGCTCTACGCCGTGTTCTGGATCGTCGTCCCGCTCGGTGTCGGCGGGGTCGAGACCGCGCGCTCCGTCTTCGACACCGCGGCGGACGGCAGCCGCAGACTCCGCAAGCCCGACAAGGGACAGGTCTTCGCGCTGATCGCGCTGATGTTCGGCGCCCTGATCTTCGTCGACAACGTCGACATGGGCAGCAAGGCGGACCGGTACATCTGGCCGACCCTGCTGATCGGCGCGGGTTCCGTCCTGGTCTGGCGGCAGGCCGACAACGCCCGCCGTGCCCGCTGGATGGAGATCGGCCGCCGTCGCCGCGTCTTCCAGCTGGCCCGCGCGCTCGCCGGAGTCGCCCTCGTCGGCCTGGGACTCGCCGTCTTCATGGTGGTGCGGGGCTCCGCGGCCCAGCTGGGGAACGTCCTCACGGCCGCGATAGCCGTGCTCACCGGCATCGCCCTGCTCGCCGGCCCCTGGCTCGTACGCATGACGCAGGACCTCTCCGAGGAACGCCTGATGCGCATCCGGGCCCAGGAGCGCGCTGAAGTCGCGGCCCATGTCCACGACTCGGTGCTGCACACCCTGACCCTGATCCAGCGCAACGCGGAGGACCCGGGAGAGGTGCGGCGACTGGCCCGCGCCCAGGAACGCGAGCTGCGGAACTGGCTGTACAACCCCGAGGGCACCGGCAAGGACGAGGATCAGGAACCGGAGACCCTCGCCGAAGCGGTCAAGCGCGCCGCCGCCGAGGTCGAGGACAAGCACGGTGTCCCGCTCGAAGTCGTCGTGGTCGGCGACTGCCCCCTCGACGACCGTCTCGGCGCCCAGATGCAAGCCGCGCGCGAGGCGATGGTCAACGCCGCCAAGTACGGTGGCGAGGGCGGCGCCGTACAGGTCTTCGCGGAGGTCGAGGGCCGCACGGTCTTCGTCTCCGTACGGGACCGGGGGCCCGGATTCGACCTGGACTCCGTACCGGCCGACAGAATGGGCGTACGAGAATCGATCATCGGCCGGATGCAGCGCAACGGGGGCACGGCACGGCTGCGTCCGGTGCCCGGCGGGGGCACGGAAGTCGAACTGGAGATGGAGAGGGCGAGCGAATGA
- the pcrA gene encoding DNA helicase PcrA, translating to MSSLFDDNFLAGLQHSEDGPPPPPEDAAPEAVPDDLFEGAFHTPAPPRDAYYRDGAPRPVIDSAALLEGLNTEQRAAVVHAGSPLLIVAGAGSGKTRVLTHRIAHLLAERGVHPGQILAITFTNKAAGEMKERVEQLVGPRANAMWVMTFHSACVRILRRESKLLGFTSSFSIYDAADSKRLMALVCRDLELDPKRFPPKSFTAKVSNLKNELIDEETFAGQAADGFEKTVAQAYAMYQARLREANALDFDDIIMTTVHLLQAFPEVAEHYRRRFRHVLVDEYQDTNHAQYTLVRELVGPAGEADAPAELCVVGDADQSIYAFRGATIRNILQFEEDYPSARTILLEQNYRSTQTILSAANAVIERNESRRPKNLWTNAGAGPRIIGYVADTEHDEAQFVADEIDRLTDAGDAKAGDVAIFYRTNAQSRVFEEILIRVGLPYKVVGGVRFYERKEVRDVLAYLRVLANPEDTVPLRRILNVPKRGIGDRAEAMIDALSMREKISFPQALRRVDEAYGMAARSANAVKRFNTLMEELRTIVESGAGPAVVLEAVMERTGYLAELQASTDPQDETRIENLQELAAVALEFEQERAEEEGAGTLAEFLEKVALVADSDQIPDDEEDGSGVVTLMTLHTAKGLEFPVVFLTGMEDGVFPHMRALGQVKELEEERRLAYVGITRARERLYLTRAAMRSAWGQPAYNPPSRFLEEIPDQHLDWRRKGPMAAPAGPTSGITTSLSSSRSRSGPSGFATRRTSDKPTITLVVGDRVTHDQFGLGTVTAVEGIGDQAKATVDFGGERPKKLLLRYAPVEKL from the coding sequence ATGAGCAGCCTCTTTGACGACAACTTCCTGGCCGGCCTCCAGCACTCCGAGGACGGCCCCCCGCCCCCGCCCGAGGACGCCGCACCCGAAGCGGTGCCGGACGACCTCTTCGAGGGTGCGTTCCACACGCCCGCGCCGCCCCGGGACGCGTACTACCGCGACGGTGCGCCGCGTCCCGTCATCGACTCCGCCGCGCTGCTCGAAGGGCTGAACACCGAGCAGCGCGCGGCCGTCGTGCACGCCGGTTCCCCGCTGCTCATCGTCGCCGGGGCCGGTTCCGGCAAGACGAGGGTGCTGACCCACCGGATCGCGCATCTGCTCGCCGAGCGCGGTGTGCACCCCGGCCAGATCCTGGCGATCACCTTCACCAACAAGGCCGCGGGCGAGATGAAGGAGCGTGTCGAACAGCTCGTCGGACCGCGCGCCAACGCCATGTGGGTGATGACCTTCCACAGCGCGTGCGTCCGCATCCTGCGCCGCGAGTCGAAGCTCCTGGGCTTCACGTCGTCGTTCTCGATCTACGACGCCGCCGACTCCAAGCGGCTCATGGCCCTGGTCTGCCGCGATCTGGAGCTGGACCCGAAGCGCTTCCCGCCGAAGTCCTTCACGGCCAAGGTCTCGAACCTCAAGAACGAACTGATCGACGAGGAGACGTTCGCGGGTCAGGCGGCGGACGGCTTCGAGAAGACCGTCGCCCAGGCCTACGCGATGTACCAGGCACGGCTGCGCGAGGCCAACGCCCTGGACTTCGACGACATCATCATGACCACGGTGCACCTGCTCCAGGCGTTCCCCGAGGTCGCCGAGCACTACCGCCGACGCTTCCGGCACGTCCTCGTCGACGAGTACCAGGACACCAACCACGCGCAGTACACCCTCGTCCGTGAACTGGTCGGCCCGGCCGGAGAGGCCGACGCCCCCGCCGAACTGTGCGTCGTCGGCGACGCCGACCAGTCGATCTACGCCTTCCGAGGCGCGACGATCCGCAACATCCTCCAGTTCGAGGAGGACTACCCGAGCGCCAGGACGATCCTGCTGGAGCAGAACTACCGCTCCACGCAGACGATCCTCTCCGCGGCCAACGCGGTCATCGAGCGCAACGAGAGCCGCCGCCCCAAGAACCTCTGGACCAACGCCGGAGCAGGCCCCCGGATCATCGGCTACGTCGCCGACACCGAGCACGACGAGGCGCAGTTCGTCGCCGACGAGATCGACCGGCTGACCGACGCGGGCGACGCCAAGGCGGGCGACGTCGCGATCTTCTACCGTACGAACGCCCAGTCCCGTGTCTTCGAGGAGATCCTGATCCGGGTCGGCCTGCCCTACAAGGTCGTCGGCGGCGTCCGCTTCTACGAGCGCAAGGAGGTCAGGGACGTCCTGGCCTACCTGCGCGTCCTCGCCAACCCGGAGGACACCGTCCCGCTGCGCCGCATCCTGAACGTGCCCAAGCGCGGCATCGGCGACCGGGCCGAGGCGATGATCGACGCCCTGTCGATGCGCGAGAAGATCTCCTTCCCGCAGGCGCTGCGCCGCGTCGACGAGGCGTACGGCATGGCGGCACGCTCCGCCAACGCCGTCAAACGCTTCAACACCCTGATGGAGGAGCTGCGCACGATCGTGGAGTCCGGCGCGGGCCCCGCCGTCGTGCTGGAGGCGGTCATGGAGCGGACCGGCTATCTCGCGGAACTCCAGGCGTCCACCGACCCGCAGGACGAGACCCGGATCGAGAACCTTCAGGAACTCGCCGCCGTCGCACTCGAATTCGAGCAGGAGCGTGCGGAGGAAGAGGGGGCGGGCACGCTCGCCGAGTTCCTGGAGAAGGTCGCGCTCGTCGCCGACTCGGACCAGATCCCGGACGATGAGGAGGACGGTTCCGGGGTCGTCACGCTGATGACGCTGCACACCGCGAAGGGCCTCGAATTCCCGGTGGTGTTCCTGACGGGCATGGAGGACGGCGTCTTCCCGCACATGCGCGCCCTCGGTCAGGTCAAGGAGCTGGAGGAGGAGCGCCGCCTGGCCTATGTCGGGATCACCCGCGCCCGTGAGCGGCTGTATCTGACGCGGGCGGCGATGCGCAGTGCGTGGGGGCAGCCCGCGTACAACCCGCCCTCGCGGTTCCTGGAGGAGATCCCGGATCAGCACCTGGACTGGCGGCGCAAGGGTCCGATGGCCGCACCGGCCGGGCCGACCTCGGGGATCACCACCTCGCTGTCCTCGTCGCGTTCGCGGTCCGGCCCGTCGGGCTTCGCGACCCGCCGCACCTCGGACAAACCGACGATCACGCTGGTGGTGGGGGACCGGGTCACGCACGACCAGTTCGGGCTGGGCACGGTGACGGCGGTCGAGGGCATCGGCGACCAGGCGAAGGCGACGGTCGACTTCGGCGGCGAGCGCCCGAAGAAGCTGCTGCTGAGGTACGCGCCGGTCGAGAAGCTGTAG
- a CDS encoding NlpC/P60 family protein codes for MAAHRKPKQRLFTGPAARTAATLAFAGAATAAALPGTAQAEPKLSPAQVKAEVDRLYHDAEVATEQYNGAKEKATATAKAVDALRDEAARRTERLNASRDALGSIAAAQYRTGGIDPSVQLALSSDPDQYLERASYVERAGARRAGTVSGVRRQIAEVDRLRAQAKEELAALTDRRTDLAKHRATVRTKLAEAQRLLATLTTAQRAAFDGADDSRYSAAHAARDFPRGSMAALNGRAAAAVSFAYGALGKPYVWGATGPSSFDCSGLTQAAWRAAGVSLPRTTYTQINAGQRVPRSQLAPGDLVFFYSGVSHVGLYIGGGRMIHAPRPGAPVRVASIDEMPFVGATRVA; via the coding sequence GTGGCAGCGCACCGGAAGCCCAAGCAGCGCCTCTTCACCGGCCCTGCTGCCCGCACCGCGGCCACTCTCGCGTTCGCGGGGGCGGCGACCGCCGCCGCTCTCCCCGGCACCGCGCAGGCGGAGCCGAAGCTCAGCCCCGCCCAGGTCAAGGCGGAGGTGGACCGGCTGTACCACGACGCGGAGGTCGCCACCGAGCAGTACAACGGCGCGAAGGAGAAGGCGACCGCCACCGCCAAGGCCGTCGACGCCCTGCGCGACGAGGCGGCCCGCAGGACGGAACGGCTCAACGCCTCGCGCGACGCGCTCGGTTCCATCGCCGCCGCCCAGTACCGCACGGGCGGCATCGACCCGTCCGTACAGCTCGCGCTCTCCTCGGACCCGGACCAGTACCTCGAACGCGCCTCCTACGTCGAACGGGCCGGCGCCCGCCGCGCCGGCACGGTCAGCGGCGTCCGACGCCAGATCGCGGAGGTCGACCGGCTGCGCGCCCAGGCGAAGGAAGAACTCGCCGCGCTCACCGACCGCCGGACCGACCTGGCGAAGCACCGGGCGACGGTCCGCACCAAGCTGGCAGAGGCGCAGCGGCTGCTCGCCACCCTGACCACCGCGCAGCGCGCCGCGTTCGACGGAGCCGACGACTCCCGGTACTCCGCCGCCCACGCCGCCAGGGACTTCCCGCGCGGGTCGATGGCGGCGCTCAACGGGCGGGCAGCGGCGGCCGTCTCGTTCGCCTACGGGGCACTCGGCAAGCCGTACGTCTGGGGTGCCACCGGTCCCTCCTCCTTCGACTGCTCCGGGCTCACCCAGGCGGCCTGGCGGGCGGCCGGGGTCTCCCTCCCCCGCACCACGTACACCCAGATCAACGCCGGGCAGCGCGTCCCCCGCTCCCAACTCGCTCCGGGCGACCTCGTCTTCTTCTACTCAGGCGTCAGCCATGTCGGCCTGTACATCGGTGGTGGCCGGATGATCCACGCCCCGCGCCCGGGAGCACCCGTGCGGGTGGCGTCGATCGACGAGATGCCCTTCGTGGGGGCGACCCGCGTGGCATGA
- a CDS encoding DUF5691 domain-containing protein — protein MPTPTTSAPTPTTDPALPPPSPSSSRKKTSSPTGSSGHGVAWEDLVTSALLGTDRRPLETGGGPASLLDAAALHTLRRRAGLLPAPAPARPEPAPADPRPPLPVSARRRLTQLLADRSAHSVAGGRRGTAPDLTELIPQWLTTANARGFRAPATLLPALLEAARARTDLRPQALVFAGPRGLWLARFNPDWRFALRGASGAARPPGPADSDAVRKMWEEGLFAERSVLLGTVRKHDPAAALALLSTTWSTERAEDRLVFLDALRAGLSTADEGFLEQALTDRSRNVRATASELLSALPDSAFAGRMAARAASCVNLDRTGADAAIAVEAPHECDAAMRRDGVAPAPPSGRGERSWWLGQLVEATPLTAWPPRFGGRAAREIVELPVADGWAEELHAAWCRAAVRQRDPEWARALLGTPSAPPATGPGTASLAERSKLLAVLPEPQRSDWVAHFIAAHGLSEAFQLLGVCAVPWAEPLGRAVVDALDIARDGGSYPWSFSGVMGLAERCLNPAAADRLEVLTTTPDEPEGASPGANGYWTEAFQRLVSTLRLRSTMEAELVGDKKGEDETK, from the coding sequence ATGCCCACTCCGACGACATCCGCACCCACGCCCACGACCGATCCCGCGCTGCCGCCCCCGTCCCCGTCCTCCTCACGGAAGAAGACGTCCTCGCCGACCGGCTCGTCCGGTCATGGCGTCGCGTGGGAGGACCTGGTTACCTCGGCGCTGCTCGGCACGGACCGGCGCCCACTGGAAACGGGGGGCGGGCCGGCCTCACTGCTGGACGCGGCGGCGCTCCACACACTGCGCCGCAGAGCCGGGTTGCTGCCCGCCCCCGCCCCCGCCCGGCCCGAGCCGGCCCCCGCCGATCCCCGCCCTCCGTTGCCGGTGTCCGCCCGGCGCAGGCTCACGCAGTTGCTGGCCGACCGGTCGGCGCACTCGGTCGCGGGAGGGCGACGAGGCACGGCTCCCGATCTCACCGAACTGATCCCGCAGTGGCTGACCACCGCCAACGCGCGCGGATTCCGGGCACCGGCCACCCTGCTGCCCGCCCTGCTGGAAGCGGCCCGCGCCAGGACCGATCTACGCCCGCAGGCACTGGTTTTCGCCGGTCCGCGCGGGCTGTGGCTGGCCCGGTTCAATCCGGACTGGAGGTTCGCCCTGCGCGGTGCGTCCGGCGCGGCCCGACCGCCCGGCCCGGCGGATTCGGACGCGGTACGGAAGATGTGGGAGGAGGGGCTGTTCGCCGAGCGGTCCGTACTTCTCGGCACCGTACGGAAACACGACCCCGCGGCGGCCCTGGCCCTCCTGTCCACCACGTGGTCCACCGAGCGGGCGGAGGACCGGCTGGTGTTCCTCGACGCGTTGCGGGCCGGACTCTCCACGGCGGACGAGGGCTTCCTCGAACAGGCGCTCACCGACCGCAGCCGTAATGTCCGCGCCACCGCGTCCGAGCTGCTGTCCGCACTGCCGGACTCCGCGTTCGCGGGCCGGATGGCCGCCCGCGCCGCGTCCTGCGTGAACCTCGACCGTACGGGTGCCGACGCGGCCATCGCCGTGGAGGCTCCGCACGAATGCGACGCGGCGATGCGGCGGGACGGGGTGGCTCCGGCGCCGCCGTCCGGCCGGGGTGAACGGTCCTGGTGGCTGGGCCAGTTGGTGGAGGCGACGCCACTGACCGCATGGCCGCCCCGGTTCGGCGGGCGGGCGGCCCGGGAGATCGTGGAGCTGCCGGTCGCCGACGGCTGGGCCGAGGAGCTGCATGCCGCGTGGTGCCGGGCCGCGGTGCGCCAGCGTGACCCCGAATGGGCCCGCGCGCTGCTCGGCACCCCGTCGGCTCCCCCGGCCACCGGCCCGGGGACGGCCTCGCTCGCCGAACGCTCGAAACTGCTCGCCGTCCTGCCGGAACCGCAACGCTCCGACTGGGTCGCCCACTTCATAGCCGCCCATGGGCTGTCGGAGGCGTTCCAACTGCTCGGTGTCTGTGCGGTCCCCTGGGCCGAGCCACTGGGCCGGGCGGTCGTGGACGCGCTCGACATCGCCCGGGACGGCGGCAGTTACCCCTGGAGCTTCAGCGGAGTGATGGGCCTCGCCGAACGCTGCCTGAACCCGGCCGCGGCAGACCGCCTGGAGGTGCTGACAACGACCCCCGACGAGCCGGAAGGCGCCTCCCCCGGCGCCAACGGCTACTGGACGGAAGCGTTCCAGCGCCTGGTCTCCACACTACGGCTGCGCTCCACCATGGAGGCGGAACTGGTCGGGGACAAGAAGGGCGAGGACGAGACGAAGTAG
- a CDS encoding response regulator transcription factor, protein MTDNTEATGGPERRVRVVLVDDHRMFRTGVQAEIGRTEETGVEVVGEAADVDQAVTVITATRPEVVLLDVHLPGGGGVEVLRRCAPLMGAVENPVRFLALSVSDAAEDVIGVIRGGARGYVTKTITGTDLVDSVFRVQDGDAVFSPRLAGFVLDAFASTDAPPVDEDLDRLTQREREVLRLIARGYAYKEIAKQLFISVKTVESHVSAVLRKLQLSNRHELTRWATARRLV, encoded by the coding sequence ATGACCGACAACACCGAAGCGACCGGGGGCCCGGAGCGCCGGGTACGGGTCGTGCTCGTCGACGACCACAGGATGTTCCGCACCGGGGTGCAGGCCGAGATCGGCCGCACCGAGGAGACCGGCGTCGAGGTCGTCGGCGAGGCCGCAGACGTCGACCAGGCCGTCACCGTCATCACGGCGACCCGCCCCGAGGTCGTCCTGCTCGACGTCCACCTCCCCGGCGGCGGCGGCGTCGAGGTGCTGCGCCGCTGCGCCCCGCTGATGGGCGCGGTGGAGAACCCGGTCCGCTTCCTGGCGCTGTCCGTCTCCGACGCGGCGGAGGATGTCATCGGAGTCATCCGGGGCGGCGCGCGTGGTTACGTCACCAAGACGATCACCGGCACCGATCTCGTCGACTCCGTCTTCCGGGTCCAGGACGGCGACGCGGTGTTCTCGCCCCGGCTGGCCGGGTTCGTCCTGGACGCCTTCGCCTCCACGGACGCGCCGCCGGTCGACGAGGATCTGGACCGGCTGACGCAGCGCGAGCGCGAAGTGCTCCGGCTGATCGCCCGCGGCTACGCCTACAAGGAGATCGCCAAGCAGCTCTTCATCTCGGTGAAGACGGTCGAGTCCCACGTCTCGGCGGTCCTGCGCAAGCTCCAGCTCTCCAACCGCCACGAGCTGACGCGGTGGGCCACGGCCCGGCGGCTGGTCTGA